In Microbacterium sp. No. 7, the genomic window TCCCCCGTCCACAGCGCGCGCATGAGCCGCACGGCCTCGCGCAGCCGCGCGAAGCGCTCGCGGAACTCGGGCCAGTCCTGGGCGCCGGCGCCGCGGAAGCCCGTCGCGATCTCATTGAGCGCCTCGCCCGTGCCGACGCCGATGAACACGCGGCCCGGCGCGAGGCAGCCGATCGTGGCGAACGCCTGGGCGATCACGGCGGGGTTGTAGCGGAAGGTCGGCGTCATCACCGACGTGCCGATGCGCACGCGCTCGGTGCGCTCGGCGACCGCGGCCATCCACGCGAGGGAGAACGGCGCGTGCCCGCCCGTGTGTCGCCAGGGCTGGAAGTGGTCGCTGACGGCGACCGACTCGAAGCCGTGGCGTTCGGCCGACACGGCGATCTCGACGAGCTCGCGGGGACCGAACTGCTCGGCCGACGCCTTGTATCCGAGGGTGAGCACCATCGTCGTCCTCCTTCGGGCCGGATCCGCCCGCCGCCCGGATCCACCCTATCCAACTCGCCGACGGGGCCCGGCGGCTCAGAGGCTCAGAAGGAGGCGCGGGCCCCGACCGTCGGCGGCCCCTCGGCGAGACGGCGCAGGTACGTGCCGCCCAGCAGATCGCCGCGCGGCGGCAGCGCGTGGAACTGCCGCATGATCTCGGCCATGTCGTACCGCGACAGGTAGCTCGACAGCAGGCCGTCGCGGAACGCGAGCCAGATGTCGCAGCCGTGGTTCGAGAACCGGCCGCCCGGGCCGTAGCGCGCGGGGCCGCTGCCCTCCTGCCGGAACAGCCAGATCCCGCGGCCCGCGTCGGGCGCGGTGAACAGCTGCACGTCGTGGAACACCACGTCGGGCATCGCGCGGAAGATCGCGTCGAGATACGGCCTCATCGCCGGGATGCCCCGGA contains:
- a CDS encoding ester cyclase, which translates into the protein MMRDHPLTEEFLHGFAQRWESAWNSRDPEQVLALLHPEIEWDDTVFWPEVIRGIPAMRPYLDAIFRAMPDVVFHDVQLFTAPDAGRGIWLFRQEGSGPARYGPGGRFSNHGCDIWLAFRDGLLSSYLSRYDMAEIMRQFHALPPRGDLLGGTYLRRLAEGPPTVGARASF